TATGCGCCGCGGAGGCCGCCGACGCCCTGCTCGCGGCGATGCGCGCCCACCCGCTAGGCGCACAGGCGGCCTGCATCGGCACCGTCACCGCCGACCCGCAGCGCTTCGTCCAGATTCGTACCGGCTTCGGCGGGCGGCGCATGGTGGACTGGCTGGCTGGCGAACAGCTGCCGCGGATCTGCTGAACGCCTGCGACAGCGGTAATCTGCCATTACAATTGATTACCGGCGGATACCCCTCGCAGCGCCGGATTCTCCTATCGTGTTTCCACCGTGGAGACGGCAAGCGCAGTGCGCGACGGCTCCACTCCGGACACCCTCACCAGGAGCTCGACAAATGAACAAGCGCATTTCCATCCTCGCCACCGCCCTTCTCCTCGCCGCCGGCAGCGGCTCGGTTCTCGCCAAACAGGAGGGCGCCGGCAAGGCGGTGAAAGGCGGCAGCGCCGCGACCCACATGAGCGAGAAAGGCCTGGGCAACACCAACGGCCCGAACGCGGCCACCCGCAGCAGCAGCCTGGAGCGCGCCGAAGAGCGCATGAGCGAAAGCGGCCTCGAGCACTCGAAGTCGGGCGAGGCACAGCTTGAACGCAAGCCGGAAGACAAGCAGGGCAAGGCCAAGAGCCGGCAATAACGACCGGGCCCGGAAACCGGCGCCAGCCGCCAGACTCCAGAGCACGAATCAGCGCGGAGCGGCGGTGTCCACATCGAAGCTCACTCCCTGCGCCAGAGGCAGCGCCGCGGAATAGTTGATCGTCGCCGTCGAGCGCCGCATGTAGGCGCGCCAGGCGTCCGAGCCGGCCTCGCGCCCGCCGCCGGTCTCCTTCTCGCCGCCGAAGGCACCGCCGATCTCGGCGCCACTGGTGCCGGCGTTGACGTTGGCGATACCGCAATCGCTCCCCGCCGCCGACAGGAAACGCTCGGCCTCGCGCAGGTCGTTGGTGAAGATCGCCGACGACAGGCCCTGGGGCACGGCGTTGTGGCGCGCGATCGCCTCGTCGAGATCTTCGTAGTCGAAGCAGTGGAGCACGGGCGCGAACACTTCCTCACTGCTGTTGCGCACGGCCGGACCATGCTCGACCAGCGCCGGGCGCGCATACCAGGCGTGCGGGAAGCGCTCGGCCAGGACCCGCCCCCCACCGTGCACCGATGCCCCCTGCGCGCGCGCTGCGGCGAGTGCCGCCTGCATCCGCTCGAAAGCGCCGCGATCGATCAGCGGGCCGACCAGGGTGGCGGCTTCGCGCGGATCGCCGACCACAATCCTGGCGTAGACCGCGCGCAGACGCGACAGCAGCGCCGCGCGCACCTGTGCATGGACGAACAGCCGCCGCGTGCTGGTACAGCGCTGGCCGGCGGTGCCGGCGGCACCGAACACGATCGCACGCAGGGCCAGCTCGAGGTCCGCGCTGGGAGTGACGATCACCGCATTGTTGCCGCCCAGTTCGAGGATGCTGCGCCCGAAACGCTGCGCGATGCGCGGTGCCAGCACGCGCCCCATCGCGCAGCTGCCGGTCGCGCTGACCAGCGCCAGGCGGCGGTCGTCGGCCAGCAGCAGGCCGAGCTCGGGGCCGCCCGGCAGCACCGCCGACAGGCCCGCCGGCACGTCCTCCAGACCAGCGGCGGCCTGCTCCAGCAAACTCTGGCAGGCGAGCGCGCACAACGGCGTCCGCTCCGACGGCTTCCACACGATCGCATCGCCGCACACCAGCGCCAGCGCCGCGTTCCAGGCCCACACCGCGACCGGAAAGTTGAACGCGGTAACGATGCCGACCACCCCCAGCGGGTGCCAGCTCTCGCGCAGCGCATGACCCGGGCGTTCGGAAGCGATGGTGAGGCCGTGGAGCTGGCGCGACAGGCCGACGGCGAAGTCGCAGATGTCGATCATCTCCTGCACCTCGCCCTCGCCTTCGCTGCGGATTTTGCCGCACTCGAGAGTGACGAGGGCGCCGAGGCTTACCTTGTGCTCGCGCAACAGCGCGCCGAAGCGGCGCACCAGCTCACCGCGGCGCGGCGCCGGCACCTGCCGCCAGGCGGCAAAGGCCGCGGCGGCACGGGCGATGCGGTCCTCGGCCCGGGCCGGGGAAGCCCATGCGATCTGTGCCAGCACGCTGCCGTCGATCGGCGACAGCACCGCCTGCTCGCCGCCCGCGAGCACGCCAGGGTCGAGGCCCAGGCGGGCACAAAGAGTCCTTGCATCCATGTCGTGTCCTCCGCTACATGTGCAGACAGCGTGCGCCGCGGCCCTGCAGCGCCAGCACGCTCCTGCAGCGTCGGACCGGCCCGCACGGCGATGGTGCCGGACCGCGGTGGATGGGGGGTGGATGGGGGGTGGATGGGGAATGGATCGAGCTTGACCCCGGGCGCGCCCCTCCTGGACAATCGGGCCTCCTTTCGGTTCGACGAAACGGAACACGGTGCGAATCCGTGGCGGGCCCGCCGCTGTATCCGGGGACGGGCGCTGCAAGGTCGACAGACCGGCCACTGGCGGGGACCACCCCGCCGGGAAGGCGCAGCGCTACGGCTGATCCGGGAGCCAGAAGACGTGTCGAACCGGCGAGGAGTCCAGGCAAGGGCTCCGGTCGAGCGCATGCGAAAGCGTGCCCTCGACCGGGGCCCTTTTCGTTTTTCCGATTCGAGGATCCGATCATGAAACCGACCCACACTCTTCCTGCCGCACAGTCCTGCCCGCCCGCCCCGGTCGCCGCCGAGGTGACCACCCCCGCGCCCACCCTCGCCGTGCGCAAGAGCTGCAACCCCGACGGCATCGGCCTGTCGCATTACGTGCTGATGGACCGAAAGGCGGCGAAATGAGGGCCGCCCCGCTCCCGCCGCCGGGCCCGCGGCTGATTCCGGTCGACATCGGCCACCCGGTCTACGCCGCCCTCACCGATCCGGCGACCGCGTTCTGGGCGCTGGTGGACAAGACCCGGGTCGATGCCGAGCTCGCCGGCGGCGCGCTTCTCGACGGCTACCGCGCCCGTTTCGACGAGTTCGCCCGCGAACTGCATGCGCTGCGTTTCGGCCTCAAGCCTTCCGGCGTGTATCTGAACCCGACCGAGCGCTGCAACCTCGACTGCCGCTACTGCTACCTGCCCGGCGAACAGCGCAGCGGCGGCCGCCACATGCCGGCGCAGACCCTGCTCGACTCGCTGCAGGCACTGAAGGACTACTTCGCGTCGACGTT
The window above is part of the Thauera aromatica K172 genome. Proteins encoded here:
- the amaB gene encoding L-piperidine-6-carboxylate dehydrogenase is translated as MDARTLCARLGLDPGVLAGGEQAVLSPIDGSVLAQIAWASPARAEDRIARAAAAFAAWRQVPAPRRGELVRRFGALLREHKVSLGALVTLECGKIRSEGEGEVQEMIDICDFAVGLSRQLHGLTIASERPGHALRESWHPLGVVGIVTAFNFPVAVWAWNAALALVCGDAIVWKPSERTPLCALACQSLLEQAAAGLEDVPAGLSAVLPGGPELGLLLADDRRLALVSATGSCAMGRVLAPRIAQRFGRSILELGGNNAVIVTPSADLELALRAIVFGAAGTAGQRCTSTRRLFVHAQVRAALLSRLRAVYARIVVGDPREAATLVGPLIDRGAFERMQAALAAARAQGASVHGGGRVLAERFPHAWYARPALVEHGPAVRNSSEEVFAPVLHCFDYEDLDEAIARHNAVPQGLSSAIFTNDLREAERFLSAAGSDCGIANVNAGTSGAEIGGAFGGEKETGGGREAGSDAWRAYMRRSTATINYSAALPLAQGVSFDVDTAAPR
- the cbpA gene encoding modified peptide precursor CbpA, whose product is MKPTHTLPAAQSCPPAPVAAEVTTPAPTLAVRKSCNPDGIGLSHYVLMDRKAAK